Within Protaetiibacter intestinalis, the genomic segment GAAGTAGTCGAGGTTCTGCTCGACGGTGAGGTCGTCGTAGACGGCGGCCGACTGCGCCATGTAGCCGATGCGGTTGCGCAGCGCCCGGTGCCCCGCGGGCAGCCCGAACACCTCCACGGTTCCGGATGCCGTGCGCTGCGCGCCGATGAGCGCGCGCATGAGGGTGGTCTTGCCGGACCCGCTCGGCCCGAGCAGCCCCACCACCTGACCGACGGGCACGTGCACGTCGAGGCCGTGCAGCACCTCGGTGCGCCCGCGGCGCACGACGAGGCCGGTCGCGTGGACCGCATCCGAATAATTCACCATGTGATGAATTATTCGCCCGTCGCCTCCGGTGTGTCAACGGATCCATAGCCGAGCAGGTGCCACTGGACGACCGGCCCGATGCGCCGCACCACCTCGTCGAGCGGCGCCGAGGCGAGCGGCTCCACGCGGATGCCGTAGCGCACCGCGATGAGCCCCACGATCTGGGTCGCGGCGAGCGTCGCGCGGAGCTCCGCATCCGGCACCTCGAGCGCCGAGGCCACCCGGTGCAGCACCTCCCGGACGAGGAACTGCCGCAGCGCCGCCCCCGCGAAGTCGTGGCCGAGCGCCGTGCGCAGCAGCTGACGCACCCGAGCCGCGGCCGCGGGCGTCGAGAGCGCCTCCAGAATGCCGCGGACGATCGTCGCACCCACCTGCTCGCGCGGCCCGGCGAGGGCGAGCGCGACGAGCTGCGGGGGCCGCAGCGGCGCCTCGAACGACTCCATGAAGAGCTGCGACTTGTCGTCGAAGTAGTGGTGCACGAGCGCCGGATCCACCTTCGCCCGCCGGGCGATCGCCCGCAGCGAGGTGTCGTCGTAGCCGTTCGCGAGGAACTCGGCGGTCGCGGCCCTCAGGATCGCGCCGCGCGCATCCGTCGCCCCCTTGCGGGGACGACCTCGCCGCGTCGTCTGCGCCTCGCCCACGCTCGCAGCCTATGACCCGGCCGGGAGAACCCCCCACACGCCCCAAGCGAACTCACGGCCGGGGCCATGTACCCCGCCCCTAAGATGCGAGGTATGGATCCCATCGCCCTCGTCATCATCGGCATCGTCGTTCTGCTCGTCGTCATCGTCGTGATCTACCTCTGGTCCACCTACAACGGGCTCGTCAAGCTCAACGTGCGGGTCGACGAGGCGTGGAGCGATATCACGGTGCAGCTCAAGCGCCGGGCCGACCTGATCCCGAACCTCATCGAGTCGGTCAAGGGCTACGCCGCCCACGAGCGTGGCGTGTTCGAGGAGGTCACGAAGGCCCGCGCCGAGACGCTCAGCGCGCAGGGGCCCGCCGAGGCATCCGCCGCCGAGAACCACCTGCAGTCGGCGCTCAAGTCGATCTTCGCTGTCGCCGAGGCGTACCCGCAGCTGCAGGCCAACCAGAACTTCCTGCAGCTGCAGGGCGAGCTCGTCGACACCGAGGACAAGATCCAGGCCTCGCGTCGCTTCTACAACGGCGGCGTCCGCGAGCTGAACACGAAGATCAAGATCTTCCCCAACACGCTGTTCGTGCGCGGCCTCGGCTTCACCGAGCGCGAGTTCTTCGAGGTGGCGGAGCCCTCCGCCATCGCGGAGCCCCCGCGCGTGCAGTTCTGACACCCCGCTGGTTGAGTAGCCGCGAAGCGGCGTATCGAAACCCCCGCAACCGACCCCTGAGAATCCGCATCCATGTACTCCGCGATCGCGAAGAACAAGCGCAACACCGTCCTGATCATCGCCCTGTTCATCATCATCATCGGCGCGCTCGGGGCACTGACCGCCTGGATCACCGACAACTGGTGGATCGCGGGCATCACGTTCGCGGTGGCGGTCGGCTACGCGATCATCCAGTACTTCGCGGCCACGAGTGAGACGCTCGCCCTCTCGGGTGCCGTCGAGATCCAGAAGCAGGACAACCCGCGGCTGTACCGGATCGTCGAGAACCTCGCCATCACCGAGGGGCTCCCGATGCCGAAGGTGTACGTGATCGACGACGCGGCGCCGAACGCCTTCGCGACCGGTCGCGACCCGGAGCACGCGGTCGTCGCGGCGACCACGGGCCTGCTGCAGATCATGGACGACGCGGAGCTCGAGGGCGTCATGGCGCACGAGCTGGGGCACGTGAAGAACTACGACATCCGCGTCTCGCTGATCGTCTTCGGACTCGTGGTGGCGATCGGCCTGCTCGCCGACATCGCCCTCAGGATCACGATCTTCGGCGGCCGCGGGCGCAACAACAACGCCGGTGGGCCGGCCGCGCTCGTGTTCCTCGTGATCGGGCTGGTCGCGGCGATCGTCGCCCCGCTCATCGCGGCGGTCGTGCAGGCGGCGGTGTCGCGTCAGCGCGAGTACCTGGCGGATGCGACGGGTGCGCTCACGACGCGGCATCCGGAGGCGCTCGCCCGGGCGCTCGAGAAGCTCAAGGTGTACGGCCGGCCGGTCGCCCGCAGCAACACCTCGATGTCGCACCTGTGGATCTCCGACCCCAACAAGCCGGGCTTCATGCAGCGTCTCTTCGCGACGCATCCGCCGCTCGACGACCGCATCGCGCGGCTGCGCGACAACGCCACCCGCTTCTGACCGTCAACCCGCGTCGAGGAGCGGCACACCCGCCTCGGCGGCCACCGCGCGGGCGAGGTCGCCGCGGTCGACGACCTCGAGCGCGTCGAGCCCCTGCCACGCCGCGAGCTCCCGCAGCGCCGGCACGATGCGCTCGGCCACGGCATCCGCGACGCCCTCCTCGCGCCAGGCCGACTGCACGCGCAGCACCCCGCGCTTGCGGTCGTTCTTGAGGTCGATGCGGCCGACGAGCGCCTCGTCGAGGAGCACCGGCAGCGTGTAGTAGCCGTACACGCGCTTCGGCGCGGGCGTGTAGATCTCGATGCGGTAGTGGAAGCCGAACAGGCGCAGCGCCCGCTCGCGCTCCCACACCACGGGGTCGAACGGCGACAGCAGCGCGGTGGCCTCGACACGTCGCGGGATGCGTGCGTCGCGGTGCAGGTAGGCCTGCTTCTTCCAGCCCGGAACGGTCACCGGTCGCACGACGCCCTCGTCGACGAGCCGAGCGAGCGCGGGCTTCGCGTCGACCGTCTTGAGCCGGTAGTAGTCGGCCAGGTCGGAGAG encodes:
- a CDS encoding TetR/AcrR family transcriptional regulator, translating into MGEAQTTRRGRPRKGATDARGAILRAATAEFLANGYDDTSLRAIARRAKVDPALVHHYFDDKSQLFMESFEAPLRPPQLVALALAGPREQVGATIVRGILEALSTPAAAARVRQLLRTALGHDFAGAALRQFLVREVLHRVASALEVPDAELRATLAATQIVGLIAVRYGIRVEPLASAPLDEVVRRIGPVVQWHLLGYGSVDTPEATGE
- a CDS encoding M48 family metallopeptidase, which produces MYSAIAKNKRNTVLIIALFIIIIGALGALTAWITDNWWIAGITFAVAVGYAIIQYFAATSETLALSGAVEIQKQDNPRLYRIVENLAITEGLPMPKVYVIDDAAPNAFATGRDPEHAVVAATTGLLQIMDDAELEGVMAHELGHVKNYDIRVSLIVFGLVVAIGLLADIALRITIFGGRGRNNNAGGPAALVFLVIGLVAAIVAPLIAAVVQAAVSRQREYLADATGALTTRHPEALARALEKLKVYGRPVARSNTSMSHLWISDPNKPGFMQRLFATHPPLDDRIARLRDNATRF
- a CDS encoding LemA family protein — translated: MDPIALVIIGIVVLLVVIVVIYLWSTYNGLVKLNVRVDEAWSDITVQLKRRADLIPNLIESVKGYAAHERGVFEEVTKARAETLSAQGPAEASAAENHLQSALKSIFAVAEAYPQLQANQNFLQLQGELVDTEDKIQASRRFYNGGVRELNTKIKIFPNTLFVRGLGFTEREFFEVAEPSAIAEPPRVQF